The following are encoded in a window of Lactobacillus acidophilus genomic DNA:
- a CDS encoding replication initiation and membrane attachment family protein gives MFETSDPKHLYYVANQITLFPEDEKILIKLYQPLVGAVAVSLYHTLVNDYDPYGMISEAKGIYSLQEQLDCSLKQMFNSLHKLEAVGLVQTYLSDNVFNNILVFKLLKIPSSDNFFSTPLLASLLKEKVGVTTFHNLSHNFAQETKLKERAIKNARDVSATFFDVFRLPGDEAITPSNDVMQAAQENQSYEVKEAKVNDRDSIDWDVIKDQYEIYQIPASEVDAKKNQIRGLMQTYGLTEKEFVDESLPCLHGSYTLNMRDISNTIAENYKRMSTRENVQKQLSQGQEKALAAIKGMDDGDRKLLKEANENSPAEFLYKLKTQKGGITSANEKQIINNLHTQYGLPEDLINILTYTCLTYDTVISSNLAYKIANDWLQHGVATATQALQYVKKRRDSFGKKQRVTRNFQPKRVEKGTDWSKKKAKKDAGMSTEQLKNLFKDLNNKK, from the coding sequence ATGTTTGAGACTTCTGATCCCAAGCATCTTTACTATGTAGCCAATCAAATTACTCTTTTTCCAGAAGATGAAAAAATATTAATCAAGTTATATCAACCATTAGTTGGGGCTGTCGCAGTATCTTTATATCATACTTTAGTCAATGATTATGATCCGTATGGCATGATTTCAGAAGCTAAAGGAATTTATTCACTGCAAGAACAATTAGATTGTAGTTTGAAGCAAATGTTTAATTCATTGCACAAACTTGAAGCTGTGGGATTAGTTCAAACATATTTATCTGATAATGTCTTTAATAATATTTTGGTTTTTAAATTATTGAAGATACCTAGCTCAGATAATTTCTTTTCTACTCCTTTGCTGGCTAGTTTACTCAAAGAAAAAGTAGGGGTTACTACTTTTCATAATTTGAGTCATAATTTTGCTCAAGAAACTAAGTTGAAAGAAAGAGCGATCAAAAATGCGCGGGATGTGTCTGCTACATTTTTTGATGTTTTTCGTTTACCTGGAGATGAAGCAATTACTCCGTCCAATGATGTAATGCAAGCAGCACAAGAGAATCAATCGTATGAGGTAAAAGAAGCCAAGGTTAATGATCGTGACTCTATTGATTGGGATGTAATCAAAGATCAATATGAAATTTATCAGATTCCTGCAAGTGAAGTCGATGCAAAGAAAAATCAAATTCGTGGTCTGATGCAGACATATGGCTTAACCGAAAAAGAATTTGTAGATGAGAGTTTACCTTGTCTTCATGGCTCATATACATTAAATATGCGTGATATTAGCAATACCATAGCTGAAAACTATAAGCGCATGAGCACCAGAGAAAATGTTCAAAAACAATTGAGTCAAGGACAAGAAAAGGCACTGGCTGCTATTAAAGGTATGGACGATGGTGATCGAAAGCTCTTAAAAGAAGCTAATGAGAATTCACCTGCTGAATTTTTGTATAAGCTTAAAACGCAAAAAGGCGGTATTACCAGTGCAAACGAAAAGCAAATTATTAATAATTTACATACACAATATGGATTGCCAGAAGATTTGATTAATATTTTGACTTATACCTGTTTGACATATGATACGGTGATTAGTTCAAATCTTGCTTATAAAATTGCTAATGATTGGCTGCAACATGGTGTCGCCACAGCAACTCAAGCTTTACAATATGTGAAAAAGCGACGTGACAGTTTTGGCAAAAAACAGCGTGTGACACGTAATTTTCAGCCTAAACGGGTGGAAAAAGGTACCGATTGGAGCAAGAAAAAAGCTAAGAAAGATGCTGGGATGTCCACTGAACAATTGAAAAATTTATTTAAGGACTTAAATAATAAAAAGTAG
- the dnaI gene encoding primosomal protein DnaI, which produces MEPIGNVIKKIVKERNLGSKEDILNQVLQDPDINAFLQANKAKIDQKMIKNSMSGLYEFYSQKRNPSKVMAGYAPQLFLNGKVIDVRYAPTQAKVAQDRKRAAKKRLHLIDLPGRLHDVELSKIDITDDRNQVLTLIYDFLNKYSKDSHQQGLYLSGDFGVGKTYILAGLANYVVTNMEKDVVFLHVPTFIAGLASHFGDNSLQDEIRRLSECDLLILDDIGAETLSQWSRDDVLGVILQARMDNVLPTFFSSNLDMEALESHFEETRNATDPVKARRLMQRIRFLAKEVVVSGPDRRNSLR; this is translated from the coding sequence GTGGAACCAATTGGAAACGTGATTAAAAAAATTGTAAAAGAGCGTAATTTGGGCAGTAAAGAAGATATCTTAAATCAAGTTTTGCAAGATCCTGATATTAATGCCTTTCTTCAAGCCAATAAAGCCAAGATTGATCAAAAAATGATTAAGAACAGTATGTCTGGATTATACGAATTTTATTCGCAAAAACGTAATCCTAGCAAGGTAATGGCAGGGTATGCTCCACAATTATTTTTAAACGGTAAAGTAATTGATGTTCGTTATGCACCTACACAAGCTAAAGTGGCACAAGATAGAAAAAGAGCAGCTAAAAAACGTCTTCATTTAATAGATTTACCTGGGAGATTGCATGATGTTGAGTTAAGTAAGATAGATATTACGGACGATCGTAATCAGGTCTTAACTTTAATTTATGATTTTTTAAATAAGTATAGTAAAGATTCACATCAACAAGGATTATATTTGTCCGGGGATTTTGGCGTTGGAAAAACCTATATTTTAGCAGGACTGGCTAATTATGTTGTGACAAATATGGAGAAAGACGTTGTCTTTTTACATGTACCGACTTTTATTGCAGGACTAGCTAGTCATTTTGGGGATAATAGTTTGCAAGATGAAATTCGTCGTTTGTCGGAATGTGATCTATTAATTTTAGATGATATCGGTGCAGAAACACTTAGCCAATGGTCACGTGATGATGTTTTAGGCGTAATTTTACAGGCGCGCATGGACAATGTGTTACCAACATTTTTCTCATCCAACTTGGATATGGAAGCTCTTGAGTCGCATTTTGAAGAAACAAGGAATGCGACAGATCCTGTAAAAGCTAGAAGATTAATGCAACGTATACGTTTTCTAGCTAAGGAAGTTGTAGTTTCTGGTCCTGATCGGAGAAATTCTTTGCGATAA